In a genomic window of Acropora muricata isolate sample 2 chromosome 2, ASM3666990v1, whole genome shotgun sequence:
- the LOC136909190 gene encoding uncharacterized protein: MVKMPVIVLSLSLLCFTVNANSQSCVEETLDCNKAVPTVFKLSDASCPCDDASHSGVLKFSDNEVHVCAGTVWNMVHLIKEVSGPYGSEGNPGQSCDDIYDELVKGSAPEDGIYWLRFPLPANGEAFPVFCDMKNKGWTMVFKAVSGIAKEPWKVFSSEFTSGEIDMKGLDLTNNFPKHYKSRIILFWESFNPAQAQVTFHKGGSVRKALTFNAQNSNFDSWFRQDRLTNSSWSDLISFEAIGIFSLKGPCYDGRCRNLLVNKYKASPGCDNFGWIYRGTYDHCNWEANTLHDIVYCKGTTICQFEKQEDMEVADFAAVFITRRK, from the exons ATGGTTAAGATGCCTGTGATTGTGCTTTCATTGAGCCTTCTTTGCTTTACTGTTAATGCTAATAGCCAAAGCTGTGTCGAAGAAACCCTTGATTGCAATAAAGCTGTGCCAACTGTGTTCAAGTTATCGGATGCTTCCTGTCCATGCGACGACGCATCTCATTCCGGGGTGTTAAAGTTTTCAGATAACGAGGTCCATGTTTGTGCGGGCACGGTATGGAATATGGTTCACTTAATAAAGGAGGTCAGTGGTCCCTATGGTAGCGAGGGTAACCCTGGACAATCTTGTGACGATATTTACGATGAACTGGTAAAGGGCTCAGCACCTGAGGATGGAATTTACTGGTTGCGTTTTCCCTTACCTG CAAACGGAGAAGCGTTTCCAGTCTTTTGTGACATGAAAAACAAAG GCTGGACCATGGTATTCAAAGCAGTAAGTGGAATTGCAAAGGAACCTTGGAAAGTGTTCTCCTCTGAGTTCACTTCTGGCGAGATTGACATGAAAGGCCTTGACCTTACAAACAACTTTCCAAAGCACTACAAAAGCCgaataatattgttttgggAGAGCTTTAATCCTGCACAG GCACAAGTGACTTTTCACAAGGGTGGCTCAGTGAGGAAAGCGCTTACTTTCAATGCTCAGAATTCGAATTTTGATTCCTGGTTTCGACAGGATAGACTGACTAACTCTTCATGGAGTGATCTCATTTCTTTTGAAGCAATAGGTATTTTTTCTCTCAAAGGACCTTGCTACGACGGTCGTTGTCGAAACCTCCTcgtaaacaaatacaaagccAGTCCAGGCTGTGACAACTTTGGTTGGATTTACCGAGGAACCTACGATCACTGCAACTGGGAGGCAAACACCTTGCATGATATAGTATATTGTAAAGGCACAACCATTTGTCAGTTCGAAAAGCAAG aagaCATGGAGGTTGCTGATTTTGCTGCCGTATTCATCACAAGAAG GAAGTAA
- the LOC136893829 gene encoding zinc finger MYM-type protein 1-like: MKQASWLRYSPSADSVYCGYCYLFGVQAFRTSDWSNISKFNDRHVGENASHHTAVARGQAFIDVHRGALDIRQQLQNQRVQAIEENRAILKSITEVVVTMARQNISLRGHVPEESNFNSLMALVAQHKSTLRHHLENARGNAKYTSPEIQNELLDLSAQQIVNNIVSDCKNSGCYAFIADESTDVSVKEQISVCVRFVQKGNNGRHIIREEFLSFVDADKGTNAEALTTKFLEALNNLGLPLDQMRAQGYDGASVMSGHINGVQARIQRQNPKAAYIHCRAHVLNLCIVHSSKLPLIRNIMDTMQEVSLAFKFSAKRFLVFQEQLRQNADVREEMGRQSKLKVLCETRWASRADSLNVFVTSFQVGYLSLRL, translated from the coding sequence ATGAAGCAGGCCTCATGGCTACGATACAGCCCATCCGCTGATTCCGTTTATTGTGGTTACTGCTATTTGTTCGGTGTACAGGCCTTCCGTACTTCCGATTGGTCCAATATATCAAAGTTTAATGATCGGCACGTTGGTGAAAATGCATCGCATCATACAGCTGTTGCAAGAGGTCAGGCCTTCATAGATGTCCACCGTGGCGCTCTTGACATTCGCCAGCAACTTCAGAACCAAAGAGTCCAAGCAATTGAGGAAAACCGTGCAATTTTAAAAAGCATAACTGAAGTTGTGGTAACAATGGCAAGACAGAACATATCTTTGAGGGGGCATGTCCCGGAAGAGAGCAACTTTAATTCCTTGATGGCGTTGGTTGCACAGCACAAATCCACCTTGCGTCATCATCTGGAAAATGCAAGGGGCAATGCGAAGTACACAAGTCCAGAGATACAGAATGAACTTTTAGATCTTTCTGCTCAGCAGATTGTGAATAACATTGTTTCCGATTGTAAGAATTCAGGGTGCTATGCCTTTATCGCCGATGAATCTACAGACGTTTCAGTAAAGGAACAAATTTCAGTTTGTGTACGTTTTGTGCAAAAGGGAAACAATGGGAGACACATCATACGTGAGGAGTTTCTGTCGTTTGTTGACGCTGACAAAGGAACGAATGCAGAGGCGCTGACAACAAAGTTCTTGGAGGCCCTAAACAATCTTGGTCTTCCTCTTGATCAAATGAGAGCCCAAGGATACGACGGTGCCAGCGTCATGAGCGGGCATATTAATGGCGTACAAGCGCGAATTCAACGACAGAATCCAAAGGCTGCATATATTCATTGCCGAGCCCACGTGCTAAACCTATGCATTGTTCACTCCTCGAAACTACCACTCATCAGAAATATTATGGATACCATGCAAGAGGTGTCGCTGGCGTTCAAGTTTTCTGCGAAGCGGTTTTTGGTTTTCCAGGAACAGCTTAGGCAAAACGCAGATGTAAGGGAAGAGATGGGGAGGCAGTCCAAACTAAAAGTTCTCTGCGAGACAAGATGGGCATCTAGAGCGGATAGCTTGAATGTCTTCGTCACCTCATTTCAGGTAGGTTATCTGTCTCTAAGACTATGA
- the LOC136893836 gene encoding 52 kDa repressor of the inhibitor of the protein kinase-like: MHMTLDEFKGEVTRWRHRWPITEDDPPQTLVETLDFADPELYPGIYVAVKTLLTYPVSRCVAERSFSSMKRLKTPLRNTMSEDRLSSLSVLHIDKHKELDVNEVISEFARRRNRRLALCL; encoded by the coding sequence ATGCATATGACCCTTGATGAATTCAAGGGAGAGGTGACAAGGTGGCGTCACAGATGGCCAATAACTGAAGATGACCCTCCTCAGACTTTGGTAGAGACGCTGGACTTTGCCGACCCAGAATTATACCCTGGAATTTATGTAGCCGTCAAGACACTTCTGACGTATCCTGTGTCAAGGTGCGTGGCAGAGAGAAGCTTTAGCAGCATGAAGAGGCTCAAGACGCCACTTCGAAACACCATGTCGGAAGACAGGTTGTCCTCGTTGTCCGTGTTGCACATCGATAAGCATAAGGAACTAGATGTTAACGAGGTTATTTCTGAGTTTGCAAGGAGAAGAAACAGAAGATTAGCGCTATGCCTGTGA